One Carassius gibelio isolate Cgi1373 ecotype wild population from Czech Republic chromosome B18, carGib1.2-hapl.c, whole genome shotgun sequence DNA segment encodes these proteins:
- the slc27a2a gene encoding solute carrier family 27 member 2a has translation MIYSVLLGLAVSCLLFLYVRFPYFTQDFMFVLRTVEVGWRVNRFGRRSPCYTILDRFTDITRSHPQKPFLVFEGQVFSYRDVDRISNRVANALRERALVHPGQTVSLFHGNAPQYVCTWLALAKLGCTVALLNTNLRSRSLLHCCDCCCATALITDADLAPAVAEVLPSLHMRGTSVLLLFGSCETDGIVNLSAAVRCASEEAPPLSLRRDISIRSPALYIYTSGTTGLPKAAVISHHRLWLMSSLQRITGVSSTDILYIYLPLYHSAGFLAGLTGAIERGITVVLRRKFSASQFWDDCREHDVTVIQYIGEVMRYLCNTPKSERDRDHRVRLALGNGIRAETWEEFLQRFGNVHICECYGATEGNIGFINYSGKTGSIGRVTAIHKMLVPFAFIKFDPETEEPVRDAAGLCVEVAPGETGLLVAKISEISPFSGYVKNPAQTEKKKLRNVFKKGDLYFNTGDLILADRHGFLYFQDRIGDTFRWKGENVATTEVCEILLMLDSVEAANVYGVRVSGHEGRIGMAALKLTDGTEFDRSNTYKHVKKLLPPYARPHFIRIQDELDVTGTFKQVKGQLVQEGFDPNIVQSKLFFLDESKQMFVPMTQELYTSILNGHTRL, from the exons ATTTCATGTTCGTACTCAGAACGGTTGAGGTCGGGTGGCGGGTGAATCGGTTCGGCCGCAGATCGCCGTGCTACACGATTCTGGACCGGTTCACGGACATCACGCGGAGTCACCCGCAGAAGCCCTTCCTCGTGTTCGAGGGCCAGGTGTTCTCTTACCGGGACGTGGACCGGATCAGTAACAGAGTCGCGAACGCTTTGCGGGAACGCGCGCTCGTGCACCCGGGTCAGACCGTGTCGCTTTTTCACGGGAACGCGCCTCAGTACGTGTGCACGTGGCTCGCGCTCGCCAAACTGGGCTGCACTGTCGCGCTGCTGAACACGAACCTCAGGAGTCGATCTCTGCTGCACTGCTGCGACTGCTGCTGCGCCACGGCCCTCATCACTGATGCAG ATCTGGCTCCGGCGGTGGCTGAGGTTCTGCCGTCTCTGCACATGCGTGGCACGTCTGTGCTCCTGCTGTTCGGCAGCTGCGAGACGGATGGCATCGTCAATCTGTCGGCTGCGGTGCGGTGCGCGTCAGAAGAGGCTCCGCCCCTCAGCCTGAGGCGTGACATCAGCATCCGGAGCCCCGCCCTCTACATCTACACCTCCGGCACCACAG GTCTTCCTAAAGCAGCAGTGATCAGCCACCACAGACTCTGGCTGATGTCGTCCCTGCAGCGCATTACAGGTGTGAGCTCCACAGACATCCTCTACATCTATCTGCCCCTGTACCACAGCGCAGGCTTCCTCGCCGGCCTCACCGGAGCCATAGAGCGGG GGATCACAGTGGTGCTGAGGAGGAAGTTTTCTGCGTCTCAGTTTTGGGACGACTGTCGAGAGCATGATGTGACGGTCATCCAGTACATCGGAGAGGTCATGCGTTACCTGTGCAACACACCCAAG AGCGAGCGTGACCGTGATCACCGAGTGCGTCTGGCTCTGGGGAACGGCATCAGAGCGGAGACGTGGGAGGAATTCCTTCAGCGCTTCGGGAACGTTCACATCTGCGAGTGCTACGGAGCCACCGAGGGAAACATCGGATTCATCAACTACAGCGGGAAAACCGGATCCATCGGGAGAGTGACTGCCATCCACAAG atgctcgTTCCTTTCGCCTTCATTAAGTTCGATCCGGAGACGGAGGAGCCGGTGCGAGACGCTGCAGGACTGTGTGTGGAGGTGGCTCCAG GTGAAACCGGGCTGCTGGTGGCAAAGATCAGTGAAATCTCTCCGTTCAGCGGCTATGTTAAAAACCCTGCgcaaacagagaagaagaagctGAGGAACGTCTTTAAGAAAGGAGATCTGTACTTCAACACTGGAGATCTCATATTAGCTGACCGCCACGGCTTCCTTTACTTTCAGGACCGCATCGGAGACACGTTCCG GTGGAAAGGAGAAAATGTGGCCACGACTGAAGTGTGTGAGATTCTGCTGATGCTGGATTCTGTTGAAGCTGCAAACGTCTACGGAGTGAGAGTATCAG GTCACGAGGGACGGATTGGGATGGCAGCTCTCAAGCTCACAGACGGGACAGAGTTTGACCGATCTAACACATACAAACATGTGAAGAAGCTCCTGCCTCCGTACGCCAGACCACACTTCATCAGGATacag GACGAGCTGGACGTGACAGGGACCTTCaagcaggtcaaaggtcagctgGTGCAGGAGGGATTCGACCCAAACATCGTCCAGAGTAAACTCTTCTTCCTGGACGAGTCGAAGCAGATGTTTGTGCCGATGACGCAGGAGCTGTACACTTCCATCCTGAACGGACACACCAGACtctga
- the gabpb1 gene encoding GA-binding protein subunit beta-1 isoform X1 has translation MKRFFSYKHMSLVDLGKKLLEAARAGQDDEVRILMANGAPFTTDWLGTSPLHLSAQFGHYSTTEVLLRAGVSRDARTKVDRTPLHMAASEGHTRIVELLLKHGADVNAKDMLKMSALHWATEHSHRDVVELLLRFGADVHAQSKFCKNALDIALDNSCHELAEILQVAMQNQINTNPESPDTLTIHTATPQFIIGPGGVVNLAGLVSPANSSKSTVVSAEELITADSVDGAIQQVVSSGGQQVITIVTDGIQLGNLQTGTGLSQPIIVTMPDGQQVLTVSDTEVAEETVVSEEPCVKRPRVKEEDDAQIQQTLSLEDFQEKVSLLKQLEQANREAQKYRQQFLKKEQEAEAYRQKLEAITRQSAKKAA, from the exons ATGAAGCGCTTCTTCTCGTATAAACAT ATGTCTCTGGTGGATTTGGGGAAGAAGCTCCTGGAAGCTGCTCGGGCCGGTCAGGACGATGAGGTCCGGATTCTGATGGCGAATGGAGCTCCGTTTACCACTGactgg CTGGGCACGTCTCCGCTGCATCTGTCGGCTCAGTTCGGTCATTACTCCACCACAGAGGTGCTTCTGCGCGCCGGCGTGAGTCGAGACGCTCGCACTAAGGTGGACCGGACTCCGCTGCACATGGCTGCGTCTGAGGGTCACACACGGATCGTGGAGCTGCTGCTGAAG cacGGCGCTGATGTGAACGCCAAGGACATGCTGAAGATGAGCGCGCTGCACTGGGCCACGGAGCACAGCCACAGAGACGTGGTGGAGCTGCTTCTGCGCTTCGGAGCCGACGTCCACGCGCAGAGCAAGTTCTGCAAAAACGCTCTGGACATCGCGCTGGACAACAGCTGCCACGAGCTGGCCGAGATCCTGCAG GTGGCGATGCAGAACCAGATCAACACAAACCCTGAGAGTCCAGACACACTGACCATCCACACGGCCACGCCGCAGTTCATCATCGGCCCGGGAGGAGTGGTCAACCTCGCCGGACTCGTGTCGCCCGCCAACAGCAGCAAATCCACAG TGGTGTCCGCTGAGGAGCTGATCACCGCTGACTCCGTCGACGGCGCCATACAGCAGGTCGTGAGCTCTGGGGGTCAGCAGGTCATCACCATAGTAACAGACGGCATTCAGCTGGGCAACCTGCAGACGGGCACAGGACTCAGCCAGCCCATAATAGTCACCATGCCTGACGGACAGCAGG tgcTGACGGTGTCGGACACAGAGGTGGCGGAGGAGACGGTGGTGAGTGAGGAGCCGTGTGTGAAGCGTCCGCGTGTGAAGGAGGAAGACGACGCTCAGATCCAGCAGACGCTCTCGCTCGAGGACttccag GAGAAAGTGTCTCTTCTGAAGCAGCTGGAGCAGGCGAACCGCGAGGCGCAGAAATACAGACAGCAGTTCCTGAAGAAGGAGCAGGAGGCCGAGGCTTACAGACAGAAGCTGGAGGCCATCACACGGCAGAGCGCCAAGAAAGCTGCGTGA
- the gabpb1 gene encoding GA-binding protein subunit beta-1 isoform X2, with the protein MSLVDLGKKLLEAARAGQDDEVRILMANGAPFTTDWLGTSPLHLSAQFGHYSTTEVLLRAGVSRDARTKVDRTPLHMAASEGHTRIVELLLKHGADVNAKDMLKMSALHWATEHSHRDVVELLLRFGADVHAQSKFCKNALDIALDNSCHELAEILQVAMQNQINTNPESPDTLTIHTATPQFIIGPGGVVNLAGLVSPANSSKSTVVSAEELITADSVDGAIQQVVSSGGQQVITIVTDGIQLGNLQTGTGLSQPIIVTMPDGQQVLTVSDTEVAEETVVSEEPCVKRPRVKEEDDAQIQQTLSLEDFQEKVSLLKQLEQANREAQKYRQQFLKKEQEAEAYRQKLEAITRQSAKKAA; encoded by the exons ATGTCTCTGGTGGATTTGGGGAAGAAGCTCCTGGAAGCTGCTCGGGCCGGTCAGGACGATGAGGTCCGGATTCTGATGGCGAATGGAGCTCCGTTTACCACTGactgg CTGGGCACGTCTCCGCTGCATCTGTCGGCTCAGTTCGGTCATTACTCCACCACAGAGGTGCTTCTGCGCGCCGGCGTGAGTCGAGACGCTCGCACTAAGGTGGACCGGACTCCGCTGCACATGGCTGCGTCTGAGGGTCACACACGGATCGTGGAGCTGCTGCTGAAG cacGGCGCTGATGTGAACGCCAAGGACATGCTGAAGATGAGCGCGCTGCACTGGGCCACGGAGCACAGCCACAGAGACGTGGTGGAGCTGCTTCTGCGCTTCGGAGCCGACGTCCACGCGCAGAGCAAGTTCTGCAAAAACGCTCTGGACATCGCGCTGGACAACAGCTGCCACGAGCTGGCCGAGATCCTGCAG GTGGCGATGCAGAACCAGATCAACACAAACCCTGAGAGTCCAGACACACTGACCATCCACACGGCCACGCCGCAGTTCATCATCGGCCCGGGAGGAGTGGTCAACCTCGCCGGACTCGTGTCGCCCGCCAACAGCAGCAAATCCACAG TGGTGTCCGCTGAGGAGCTGATCACCGCTGACTCCGTCGACGGCGCCATACAGCAGGTCGTGAGCTCTGGGGGTCAGCAGGTCATCACCATAGTAACAGACGGCATTCAGCTGGGCAACCTGCAGACGGGCACAGGACTCAGCCAGCCCATAATAGTCACCATGCCTGACGGACAGCAGG tgcTGACGGTGTCGGACACAGAGGTGGCGGAGGAGACGGTGGTGAGTGAGGAGCCGTGTGTGAAGCGTCCGCGTGTGAAGGAGGAAGACGACGCTCAGATCCAGCAGACGCTCTCGCTCGAGGACttccag GAGAAAGTGTCTCTTCTGAAGCAGCTGGAGCAGGCGAACCGCGAGGCGCAGAAATACAGACAGCAGTTCCTGAAGAAGGAGCAGGAGGCCGAGGCTTACAGACAGAAGCTGGAGGCCATCACACGGCAGAGCGCCAAGAAAGCTGCGTGA